A window of the Diorhabda carinulata isolate Delta chromosome 1, icDioCari1.1, whole genome shotgun sequence genome harbors these coding sequences:
- the LOC130903761 gene encoding beta-1,3-galactosyltransferase 6, whose product MYGFLKKRHQIVAFVVLAFILGCMFTIAIMPIDRSCKIEQTDKEFNIMKNSKFKSPEVIILILSAPNNYNKRKTVRETWLKLEDNSENINKRFNYKHYFVIGTLFLPTRESKKIEEEQLLHKDILLLPIQDSYKNLIEKIKYSFHWLDTQFNYGLNFKYVLKCDDDSFVNLNKLMLELTHIENNYLKISSTMNDLKTNIISTNYQMGNKKPIDLYWGYFNGNARIKTKGKWKETNWIACDRYVPYALGGGYMLSKGLISYISKNMEDLKSFNSEDISVGFWLSPVANILRIHDIRFDTEWTSRGCKNHHLITHNISPNEMKILYNNLLQTNQMCIHESTKRHDYIYDWNVPPSLCCKTSQEKVIKLEKI is encoded by the exons ATGTAcggatttttaaaaaaacgacACCAAATTGTAGCTTTTGTAGTATTAGCTTTCATTTTGGGCTGTATGTTTACGATAGCAATTATGCCAATAGATCGTTCGTGCAAAATAGAACAGACGGATAAAGAATTtaacataatgaaaaattcaaaattcaaaagcCCTGAAGTTATAATACTTATATTGTCAGctccaaataattataataaaagaaagaCTGTAAGAGAAACTTGGCTCAAACTTGAagataattcagaaaatatcaataaacgaTTCAACTATAAACATTACTTTGTTATAGGAACACTTTTTTTGCCCACTAGAGAAAGtaagaaaattgaagaagagCAACTCTTACACaaagatattttattgttaCCAATTCAGGATTCATATAAAAATCTAATTGAAAAGATTAAATATAGCTTTCATTGGTTAGACACACAATTTAATTACggattaaattttaaatatgttttgaaaTGTGATGATGACAGTTTcgtaaatttgaacaaattaatgTTAGAACTTACACATATAGAAaacaattatctaaaaatttcatcaacCATGAACGATTTAAAAACTAACATTATTTCCACAAATTATCAAATGGGTAATAAGAAACCCATTGACCTATATTGGGGATATTTTAATGGAAATGCTAGAATAAAAACCAAAGGAAAATGGAAAGAAACAAATTGGATAGCATGTGATAGATATGTGCCATATGCATTAGGTGGAGGATATATGCTTTCCAAAGggcttatttcatatatttcaaaaaacatggAAGATTTAAA GTCATTTAACTCTGAAGATATAAGTGTTGGATTCTGGTTATCTCCAGTTGCTAATATTCTCAGAATACATGATATTAGATTTGATACAGAGTGGACTTCACGAGGATGCAAGAATCACCACCTTATTACTCACAATATTTCTcctaatgaaatgaaaatattatacaataacTTGTTACAAACCAATCAGATGTGTATTCATGAAAGTACAAAAAGACATGATTACATTTACGATTGGAATGTACCACCTAGTCTATGTTGTAAAACCAGTcaagaaaaagtaataaaacttGAGAAAATTTGA
- the LOC130903758 gene encoding uncharacterized protein LOC130903758 translates to MGILNSKFDADIPADELLEENAPSTPKLSNKITHVQELDPRSPSLNIVRTPLELLTSSTETLEPRIPIRNKNILLEVDPRSPTTDFERTPIIIGSKISDFRRKLHNKNLDKANLAELIDTQSSSIPPKLLESSPIRVRLDSHKRRSLVGLLETNIDYTETDLDSILQEKYRIEENDQYKHLDDEYIAKEDKIDISTSVDSSKDVLDEMPQIMENINTNFESMQIVSETEAEQDVPVKVEVREAPAGIFTSSSVCHEEIKSQPSKPLINITADVKELDKKLTNLIYEDDFVVCPRIVQLRENMERSPLKNRNGNEFIAKSTQKLKVSDKPRSDYVVSKIPVFKSRKGNAKDQVQCENTPPRHMDKNKAKARKSDWDNKDTTLYL, encoded by the exons ATGGGTATACTTAATAGCAAATTTGATGCAGACATTCCTGCTGATGAATTACTTGAAGAAAATGCACCATCTACTCCAAAATTGTCAAACAAAATTACCCATGTTCAAGAATTAGATCCTCGTTCTCCAAGTTTGAATATAGTTAGGACACCTTTAGAG TTACTAACTTCATCCACTGAAACTCTTGAACCAAGAATCcctataagaaataaaaatattctcttaGAAGTAGATCCGAGGTCTCCCACAACAGATTTTGAAAGAACACCCATTATAATAGGTTCTAAAATTTCTGATTTCCGTAGAAAActacacaataaaaatttggacaaaGCTAATTTAGCAGAATTAATAGATACACAATCTTCCAGTATTCCTCCAAAACTTCTTGAAAGTAGTCCCATAAGAGTCCGTCTAGATTCACACAAAAGACGTTCTTTAGTAGGTCTATTAGAAACTAATATAGATTATACAGAAACTGATTTAGATTCAATATTGcaagaaaaatatagaattgaagagaatgatcaatataaacatttagatgatgaatacatagcTAAGGAAGATAAGATTGATATATCTACTTCTGTTGATTCTTCAAAAGATGTGCTTGATGAAATGCCACAAATAATGGAAAACAttaacacaaattttgaaagtatgCAAATAGTCTCTGAAACTGAAGCAGAACAAGATGTACCAGTAAAAGTAGAAGTACGTGAAGCTCCAGCTGGTATATTTACAAGTTCAAGTGTATGTCATGAAGAAATAAAGTCACAACCTTCAAAACCATTGATTAATATAACTGCAGATGTCAAGGAGttggataaaaaattgacaaatctTATATATGAAGATGATTTTGTTGTATGTCCTAGAATTGTACAATTGAGAGAAAATATGGAAAGGTCacctttaaaaaatagaaatggtAATGAATTTATAGCTAAATCTACACAAAAGTTGAAAGTTAGTGACAAACCCAGATCTGATTATGTTGTTAGTAAAATTCCAGTGTTTAAATCAAGAAAAGGTAATGCTAAAGATCAAGTACAATGTGAGAATACACCTCCAAGGCATATGGACAAAAATAAGGCCAAGGCTAGAAAAAGTGATTGGGACAATAAAGATACTACATTGTATCTATGA
- the LOC130891566 gene encoding transmembrane emp24 domain-containing protein 5 — protein sequence MDLAATLLLELTILVSSFIGLTVPQDISRTIPWYENLPAVAMDYKVYINPGKEDCYFQYVNPGATFYVSFQVVRGGDGMVGFAVRHPSGQIVHPYQWQANSDYQDQHSVGGYYSVCIDNQFSRFAGKLVNIYMSVVRYDLWESYTKEIESLNMNMENFTSSIIQIEMNINNMRQYQHHSRARESWDYNLLKDNNTYVVRWSIIQILVVLVTTCVQVYFVRKLFDIKTGGNRSRI from the exons ATGGATCTTGCTGCCACGTTACTTTTGGAATTAACTATATTAGTTTCAAGTTTTATCGGATTAACTGTGCCTCAAGACATATCGAGAACTATACCATGGTATGAAAATTTACCTGCTGTTGCAATGGACtataaagtttatataaatcCTGGAAAAGAAGACTGCTATTTTCAATATGTTAATCCAGGGGCAACATTTTATGTCAGTTTCCAAGTAGTTAGAGGCGGTGACGGAATGGTTGGATTTGCAG ttagaCACCCAAGTGGGCAAATTGTTCACCCTTACCAATGGCAAGCAAATAGTGATTATCAAGATCAACACTCTGTAGGTGGATATTACTCAGTATGTATTGATAATCAGTTCTCAAGATTTGCTGGTAAACTTGTCAATATCTACATGAGTGTAGTTCGTTATGATTTGTGGGAATCATACACAAAAGAAATTGAATCCCTTAATatgaatatggaaaattttacTTCCTCTATTATTCAAATTGAGATGAATATAAATAACATGCGTCAATATCAACATCATTCAAGAGCAAGAGAGTCATGGGATTATAACTTGCTCAAAGATAACAATACTTATGTTGTCAGGTGGTCAATTATACAAATACTTGTTGTTTTAGTTACAACATGTGTTCAGGTTTATTTTGTAcgtaaattatttgatattaagactGGGGGAAATAGATCAAGAATTTAA